In Nicotiana tabacum cultivar K326 chromosome 19, ASM71507v2, whole genome shotgun sequence, one DNA window encodes the following:
- the LOC107815119 gene encoding pentatricopeptide repeat-containing protein At3g62890, with the protein MQVSTRKLISLTHPSLNLSHPTVESFVWNTLIRAHVQRTHPPTTQSHTPLSIFLRMRFHGVQLDYYTFPFLLHSVHSPSHLQLGRLIHSQSILFGFSFDPFVQTSLISMYTACGNVGSARRVFDEMPQPDLPSWNSIMNANVKAGLLSVARELFDKMPSRNVISWSSMLDGYVRWGQCEEALVLFSQMQEENKVTPNEYTMSILVAACEQLGSLEHGKWAHAYVYKLGMDINVVLGTSLIEMYAKCGSIVRARLVFENLGPKKDLMAWSAMISGLAMHGRWEDCLRLFSNMVDNGVRPDDITFLGVLSACVHGGLVRQGKEMFERISKEFGISPSVQHYGCMIDLYGRAGLINEAWNLVNTMPMEPDVLIWGALLSGARICGDIETCEVALNKIIKLDPTNSAAYVLLSNVYAKMGRWKDARHIRNLMETKRVKKVPGLSSIEVDGRIR; encoded by the coding sequence ATGCAGGTGTCGACCAGAAAGCTCATATCTTTAACGCACCCTTCTCTCAATCTTTCACATCCAACTGTTGAATCTTTCGTTTGGAATACTCTGATCAGAGCCCATGTCCAACGAACTCATCCACCTACCACCCAATCCCACACCCCGCTCTCCATCTTCCTCCGAATGCGCTTCCATGGTGTCCAACTTGATTACTACACCTTCCCTTTTCTCCTCCACTCCGTCCATTCTCCTTCACATCTCCAATTGGGGCGATTAATTCATTCACAGTCTATTCTTTTTGGTTTCTCATTCGACCCATTTGTCCAAACTTCGCTAATTAGTATGTATACCGCTTGCGGCAATGTGGGTTCTGCCCGAagagtgtttgatgaaatgcctcAACCGGATTTACCTTCGTGGAATTCCATCATGAATGCGAATGTCAAAGCTGGTTTGCTAAGCGTTGCGCGCgaattgtttgataaaatgccaagTAGAAATGTTATATCTTGGAGTAGTATGTTGGATGGTTACGTGAGGTGGGGTCAGTGTGAAGAAGCATTGGTGTTGTTTAGTCAGATGCAAGAGGAAAATAAAGTTACGCCTAACGAGTACACCATGTCTATTTTGGTTGCAGCATGTGAGCAGTTGGGTTCACTTGAACATGGGAAATGGGCTCATGCTTACGTATACAAACTTGGGATGGATATTAATGTTGTACTTGGAACTTCTTTGATTGAAATGTATGCTAAATGTGGGAGTATCGTCAGGGCAAGATTAGTTTTCGAAAATTTGGGTCCAAAGAAAGACTTAATGGCTTGGAGTGCAATGATCTCAGGCCTCGCGATGCATGGTCGCTGGGAAGATTGCCTCCGTTTGTTCTCAAATATGGTTGATAACGGAGTAAGGCCTGATGACATCACATTCTTAGGTGTACTTTCTGCTTGTGTGCATGGAGGATTGGTGAGGCAAGGGAAGGAAATGTTTGAGAGGATCAGTAAAGAGTTTGGTATTTCTCCTTCGGTTCAGCATTATGGTTGTATGATTGACCTTTATGGAAGAGCTGGTCTGATTAATGAAGCATGGAATCTTGTGAATACAATGCCTATGGAGCCAGATGTGCTTATTTGGGGAGCGCTTCTCAGTGGAGCCAGGATATGTGGAGATATTGAAACATGTGAGGTTGcactcaacaaaataataaagCTAGATCCCACAAATAGTGCTGCTTATGTTCTTCTCTCCAATGTCTACGCTAAGATGGGTCGGTGGAAAGATGCTAGGCACATCAGAAACCTTATGGAGACAAAGAGGGTAAAGAAAGTTCCTGGGCTCAGTTCCATAGAGGTCGATGGACGCATTCGCTAG
- the LOC107769279 gene encoding blue-light photoreceptor PHR2-like, translating to MDSKNQSSDNPENQTPQEDQQLVPCPPLPIASISLSLSTILPTHFLIPPKISSTLFRPNKVKIPTQISSLSNLSLSASASLPPPTKSNFKSTFSANPLQDSLTLNPLRPSEPSNAAGLRRASIVWFRNDLRVHDNESLNAAHNESMSVLPVYCFDPRDYGKSSSGFDKTGPYRASFLIESVTDLRKNLQARGSDLVVRIGKPETVLVELAKAVGAEAVYAHREVSYDEVKGEDKIESVMKDEGVEVKYFWGSTLYHVDDLPFKLEEMPTNYGGFREKVQGLEVRKTIEALDQLRGLPARGDVETGEIPSLVDLGLNPSATMGQNGKPAANASLVGGENEALQRLRKFAAECQAQPNKENKDGTTDSIYGANFSCKISPWLAMGCLSPRSMFDELKKSTSRTISAASSQKDGGSGTGLNWLMYELLWRDFFRFITKKYSAAKQNSAVPVTACVGAAA from the exons ATGGATTCCAAGAACCAATCTTCAGACAACCCAGAAAACCAAACACCTCAAGAAGACCAACAACTTGTCCCATGTCCACCTCTACCCATAGCCTCCATctcactttctctctctacaaTTCTCCCCACCCACTTCCTTATTCCTCCCAAAATCTCCTCCACCCTTTTCAGACCCAACAAAGTTAAAATCCCAACCCAAATTTCATCTCTTTCGAATCTTTCTCTTTCAGCTTCAGCTTCCCTCCCTCCTCCTACAAAATCCAACTTCAAGTCAACCTTCTCCGCGAACCCACTTCAGGATTCTCTCACTCTAAACCCACTTCGCCCTTCTGAGCCCTCTAATGCCGCAGGCCTTCGACGAGCATCCATTGTTTGGTTCCGTAACGATCTCCGTGTCCACGACAACGAGTCCCTCAACGCTGCCCACAATGAGTCCATGTCTGTTTTACCCGTTTACTGTTTTGACCCGAGAGATTACGGTAAATCCTCATCTGGGTTTGATAAAACCGGTCCATATCGCGCTAGTTTCCTGATTGAATCCGTCACTGACCTTAGGAAGAATTTACAGGCAAGAGGGTCTGATCTTGTTGTTAGAATTGGAAAACCAGAGACTGTGTTGGTTGAATTAGCTAAAGCTGTGGGAGCTGAAGCAGTGTATGCTCATAGAGAAGTTTCGTATGATGAGGTTAAAGGGGAAGATAAGATTGAGAGTGTAATGAAGGATGAGGGAGTGGAGGTTAAGTATTTTTGGGGTAGTACATTGTACCATGTTGATGATTTGCCTTTTAAGTTGGAGGAAATGCCAACGAATTACGGAGGGTTTAGAGAAAAAGTGCAAGGATTGGAGGTAAGGAAGACAATTGAGGCATTGGATCAGTTGAGGGGATTGCCTGCCAGAGGTGATGTGGAAACTGGGGAGATTCCTTCTTTGGTTGACTTGGGCCTCAATCCGAGCGCCACCATGGGTCAG AATGGAAAACCAGCTGCTAATGCTTCCCTTGTGGGAGGAGAGAATGAAGCACTGCAGAGACTCAGAAAATTTGCAGCCGAATGTCAAGCCCaaccaaataaggaaaacaaagatgGCACTACTGACAGCATATATGGTGCAAACTTTTCTTGCAAAATATCTCCTTGGCTCGCTATGGGATGTCTCTCTCCTCGTTCCATGTTTGATGAATTGAAAAAGTCCACTTCAAG AACGATTTCTGCTGCCTCTAGCCAGAAAGATGGTGGTAGTGGCACTGGACTGAACTGGCTGATGTATGAGCTGTTATGGAGGGATTTTTTCAG ATTCATCACCAAGAAATATAGTGCTGCAAAACAAAATAGTGCTGTGCCAGTTACTGCTTGTGTAGGAGCTGCTGCTTGA